A stretch of the Luteolibacter arcticus genome encodes the following:
- a CDS encoding AsmA-like C-terminal region-containing protein, whose amino-acid sequence MSRRDRRKAAVAKGKTGNRWLVRGGVIAFGGAVVLLGGGYVGLRSWLHGDSFRHMLATEAGKAIGVTCEFSPFRWIGTSMDTDSFTATGEGIVRSIDSEGLRVDVGLGGWWEGKWRIDEARARKIEVEIDATAADRVEKSPEVVVPPPPPKGKKWYDSLVPQEVEVKLVDVGNSALKVITRSGPVSIAGTSWRITPDASKGSYRAEGNDGTVKLPWKWAPPMALGKARLRYHEDTVSLSEADFRVYQSGRLDLSGEMSVKGDGYAFNGHLRDVMCSEVLPETWKQRIAGKVESEFTVEHGPHGPIVEGNLKHTDGVLTALPLLDSLAAYADTTRFRRLALEEGTVDYRWEDGVVDLRNIVIASEGLVRLEGSLKLDKQERLDGRFRLGLVPGVLARIPGAETIVFSPGERGLLWTSLHITGTLDDPKEDLTARLIEAAGMRMIEIIPETGEKVLKFTSEVLDKDLQGHLKERTGDVIEQGRDVIKEAEGVVKEVEGLFDVLRGKEDKE is encoded by the coding sequence ATGAGCCGAAGAGACAGGCGCAAGGCAGCCGTGGCGAAGGGAAAGACGGGCAACCGCTGGTTGGTGCGGGGCGGGGTGATCGCCTTTGGCGGGGCCGTGGTCCTGTTAGGTGGGGGCTATGTCGGGCTGCGGAGCTGGCTGCACGGCGACAGCTTTCGTCACATGCTGGCGACCGAGGCGGGCAAGGCGATTGGCGTGACCTGCGAGTTCAGCCCTTTCCGCTGGATCGGTACCAGCATGGATACCGACTCCTTCACGGCGACGGGCGAGGGCATCGTCCGGTCGATCGATTCCGAAGGCCTGCGCGTGGACGTCGGACTCGGCGGTTGGTGGGAAGGGAAGTGGCGGATCGACGAGGCGCGGGCGCGGAAGATCGAGGTGGAGATCGACGCGACTGCCGCCGACCGGGTGGAGAAGTCGCCCGAGGTCGTGGTGCCACCGCCACCGCCGAAGGGGAAGAAATGGTACGACAGCCTGGTGCCCCAGGAGGTGGAGGTGAAGCTGGTGGACGTGGGGAATTCGGCGCTGAAAGTGATCACCCGTAGCGGGCCGGTAAGCATCGCCGGCACCTCGTGGCGAATCACGCCGGACGCGTCGAAGGGCAGCTACCGTGCGGAGGGCAATGACGGCACGGTGAAGTTGCCGTGGAAGTGGGCGCCGCCGATGGCGCTCGGCAAGGCGCGGCTGCGCTATCACGAGGACACGGTATCCCTGTCCGAGGCGGATTTCCGTGTCTATCAAAGCGGTCGGCTCGACTTGTCCGGCGAGATGTCGGTGAAGGGCGACGGCTACGCCTTCAATGGCCACCTGCGCGATGTGATGTGCTCGGAGGTCCTGCCGGAGACTTGGAAGCAGCGGATCGCCGGAAAGGTGGAGTCCGAGTTCACGGTGGAGCACGGTCCGCATGGCCCGATCGTGGAGGGAAATCTCAAGCACACGGACGGCGTGCTGACCGCCTTGCCGCTGTTGGACTCACTGGCGGCTTATGCCGACACCACCCGTTTCCGCCGGCTTGCCTTGGAAGAAGGAACGGTGGACTACCGATGGGAAGACGGCGTGGTGGATCTGCGGAACATCGTGATCGCGAGTGAAGGCTTGGTGCGCTTGGAAGGTTCGCTGAAATTGGACAAGCAGGAACGACTTGATGGTCGCTTCCGTCTCGGTCTGGTACCCGGTGTTCTCGCGCGGATTCCGGGGGCGGAAACAATCGTGTTTTCCCCGGGCGAGCGCGGGCTGCTGTGGACCAGCTTGCACATCACCGGCACGCTGGATGATCCGAAGGAGGATCTAACAGCACGGCTGATCGAGGCAGCAGGGATGCGGATGATCGAGATCATTCCGGAGACCGGTGAGAAGGTGCTGAAGTTCACCAGCGAGGTGCTCGACAAGGATCTGCAAGGTCACCTCAAGGAGCGCACGGGCGACGTCATCGAGCAGGGCCGCGACGTGATCAAGGAAGCCGAGGGCGTGGTGAAAGAGGTGGAGGGTCTCTTCGACGTGCTGCGAGGGAAGGAGGACAAGGAATGA